The Apodemus sylvaticus chromosome 12, mApoSyl1.1, whole genome shotgun sequence genome segment AGAGAACTGCTGCCCTCCCCCCAGGACCTCCCTGAGGGCTTCAGAGTTCTTCAGACTCAGCCTGTCACAGAAACCCATCCTTTGGTTTGAGGACTTCCTCCTCAGAGCCTTAGGTCACTCACTGTCCCTCAGCCTCAGTGCAGAGAGGCCCATAGTAtctagagaaaaggaaagataaaCTCCAAGGAGGGTAAGAGCCAATGCTCTGGAAAGGGAGCCCACGCTGCCTTAGAGGTCAGACACACCCCAGGGAAGGTATGTGCTGAGGGTGGGGCTGGTGCGGGGGCAAGGGGGCAAGGCCTTGGACTCTGTCTGTGGGTCAGTGTGCATGGGATTGGTGCGGGAGTGCCCTTGTTTCTGGGTGTGGACACATGCATGCCTATGAACGTGTGCTCTAGTACATGTTGTGTAGCCTCTGTGTGTGGGAGCATGTTTATAGCCTGTGTAGAGATGAGATGTCTGTGGGCAGCTGGATTTGCTCCCAGGATACTCCATCTAAATGGTGGTTGGAGACGTTAGTTCTGTGTATTGTTAAAAGTCAAATCCTACTATAAAACAGATCCTACTTCCTCAGAAATGCACAGATTGATGAGGgtgtttgtgaatttttttttttttttggtctaaaaacctggctgtggtgtgtgtgtgtgtgtgtgtgtgtgtgtgtgtgtgtgtaggggattTGTTTGTCTGGGAGGACTAGGACTTTTAATGGGAACGAGAGCTGATGGTACCTTGTCCACTGCTCAGTTGGGCATGGATTCCCATGGCTGCGGGGGTGGGGCCGAGTTCCCATGGGGTGTCCAGGCTAAGTGGTAGTGAAGCCCTGGGGAACCAGTCCTGCTACCATAGGACTTGGTCTGGCCTCCCTGCCCAGCCCCAGCCTTCATGGGAGCCCGTgggcagctgcagctgctgctgacaGTCTTGCGATGAGGCACCTGGAACCCAGGACCgctcctgctctgctctctcGGGGAGCGACAAGCCCCAGCGGGCCACGGGGAAAGGGCTATGAGTCACCGTCAACCAGGCCTTCCAGTCTAGGGAGGCCTGTGCTAAGGGCGTGACAAAGGTGGCCTCGACTAGGGTGAGCCTGCCTGCACTCCCTGTCCTCGGCTGTGAGGCTCAGAAGCTGCAGGCCTGAGCTGCTTGCCCTGGTCAGCTTCGTCCTTTCCTCCATGTGCTGACCTGGTGACCAGTGAGGATATGCCAGCCTGCCGGTGGGGGGTGGGTCTCAGAGCCCTGGGACTAAGTGGCCACTGGTTAATAATTTCCTTGCCCAGCCCTTAaacagctccccccccccccaatgcttcTCTGGATTCTCCTGATACCTTTCTTTAGATTGTCTGGTGCAGAAGAGACCTCAGACCATCCACCACAGCTCCTCAGTGTGTGGAAGGGAAGCCTGAGGCCTGCCTGCTCACGAGCTAGACTGGCCCGAAGTCACAGCCACACCCAGGATCCTTCTACTCTTCTCTCCTTACCCATGCCCGGCTCTTGGAAGCCCAGTACCTACTAAATGTTTCTGGGGCATCTTCACGGTCCCTCTAGCTACTTAAATCCGAGCAGCTGAGCTCTGGTCTGCCCTGTAACAGGCTTCTTTGTGACCACTAGGGGAAATGGGTAGTTATGTCTTTAGTCATCCAAGAGAGAGGGTGGAGTTGGTGAATCAGGAATGGGGAGGAATAGCAGCCTCACCTGGGGGCAGAGAGGGAAGTATGTCCCCCAGTAAGGGCCAGGAGATGGGGGAAAGGGTGTGGAAGGGCGTGGATAGTGAGCTGCTTGGCTGGGCTGCCTCGGATCGTCACCTGCCAAGTCCCAAGTCCCCGGGCTGTGTTGGGGCCTGCAGGGAGCCACATAGGTCACTGGCTTTCTCCAAGTCTCTGTTCTCCTGGCTGCACCCAGAGCTAGGCTACCCTTCTGCTCCTCCTTGGGgtgacttcctttttccttctgagGGCTCAGCTGTCATACTCTGGTTGGAGCCCAGCACTCATGCCCTAACCAGGACACTAAGGCAATATTTTCCCTGACCTTTGGTGTCCGGGTTAGGGCATGAGACTCAAGAGGATGACACAGATGGAAGGTCTTGGTTCCTTCTTTTCTGTAGCATGCTTTGGGAACTCCTCAAAGCCTCCTGTTCCTCACATTTGAGTCGGGTAGCACCGCCTTGCTCAGAGCCGTGAGCGGATGACCATCCGCGGTCTCGGACCAGCCTCTGGCGCTGTGAGCGCTGACACGTTAGTGCTCGTCCATTCATCTTCGTTCTTTTACTTCCTGGTTTGCTTTTCGCAGTGCTTGGATTTCAAGCCCCGTGTTAAGCCCCCGATAATTGATTTATTACTGGGATTTCACTGATTGCACCTGCTAAGGAATCGACCTttgtccttccctctcctccatgttggttcatttcttcCTTTAGAGGCCAATGATCTTTGCTTATGAGAGATAACGTTCTCCCCCCTGGGGTGCGAAATGAAAGGACTCGTGTTCTGCAGGCTGTCAGGAGTTGAAGGTAGCCCTGTGAGTGCCAGGGGTTGGTGGTCACCATTGCCCTTCTTGAGTACTGGGGTCTTGGAAACAGTGACTGCTGGCCCTGAGTCCGGCAGCCAGCTCTCACCCAATCTGGTCGTGGGTCATGTTTGAGGAACCCTGACTCAGGCTGATGGCACAGCACGTAGGGCCCCAGTGGAGGGCAGATGGAACCCTTGCTCCCCCACGGGCAGTGGGCAGCGTCTGAGAACAGTGTTGCCCATGGTCAAGGCATCCTGGAAGCTCCGGCTAAGCCCTGCTGGGTGTGGCTTGGGGAGTGTTCACTCTCCTCTGGATATGGGCCCTCTCTGGAGGGTAGAAGTATTCCCAGTCTAGGACAGGGGCAGAGGGCATGCAGAACGGCGTCCTCATCTGCAAGCCAGCAGAAGTTGGCAGAGGAGAGTAGGACATCAGGCTGTGGCTGAGAGACTGTAGGTTCGTGGGCAGTGTGGGGGTGAACAAAGGAACGGTCCGTGAAATCTAAGGATCACAGGGCTCATGGAAGGGCCAGGGGAGTCCTGTTTAAGTTCCATGGTGAAGGACAAAGGGAAAATTCCCTGGTCCCCTTTCATTTACACTGAGGTGGAATACAGTTGTGACCAAGATGATTGGGAGAATTGATGTTGCCATCATAATTGTTGAATTAGGATATTCCAGAAAGTTCTCTTCTAAGGTAGCTCCTTTCCTTGGGGTGATGAGCAGATGCACTCTTCCCTACATAGACAGCGGTAGATTGCCTTTAGAGACTCTGACAGgctctttctctgtatttttcttcTGCATCTCAGGAGAGGAGAGTCCCTGGTTCTGATAGTGACATTTATACATGCTCTCCCACATTGGTTGGCACTTGCTGTATTCTGTTACCATGTGAGATACCAGAGGTCTCCAAAGCCCACTGCTCTGTCCTTATTACCCTGAGTAGTTCCTCTGTAGACTGCCCCTAGCCTACCATCTTCCCCTAAGCAGCTAGTTCTTGTACCAGGGCGTTGCACCCACAGCCACCTCATGGGACCCTATGCCACCAGATGTGGCACCGCTGGTTCCTTCTCTTGAACAAGATCTAGACACCTAAGCCTTTCTCTCCTGTGGAATGGGTCCCGGGTTTGTTTCCTTGCTTATtgtgtgacacccccccccccagtctccaTGAAGGGAGAGACATTATTTTCTTCCTGTTGTGTTTTAGCTCCCAGAATCATGCTAGCCTCTAGACCCTCAGAAAGCATTTGGTCAGAGAATGTTGGCCCTACAGATGGGAGGCTTAGCCTGGGGAAGCAATCATCTTCTTCAACAGTGAAGAGGGACAGGAAATGACTTGCCCAGAAGCAAGGTGTAGGAACCAGGTTCCTGAACTGCCTTGAAGACTCCAGAGGCTCACTCATGCATTTTAGATGCATTCCAGTTGTATACAAATTGTGAGTTTTGGAGTAGCGTGTAGGAAATAGTTACAATGGTAGGGGTAGCTACCTTCCTCCTAGGGTTTTGATTTCTGTCTCTTGCTGACACCTagaagtgtttttttaaaaatcataactgACTTAGCCACTTTCAAAAAGACTCTTACTTCCCCTTCTGAGGAACCTCATACATGTAATAGTTAAGTCTGACTAACAAACTATACCTTAAGTCCAACCTCATTGTAACAGATGTGTAAGTAAGGTTCCCTTTGAggaatgttttatttctatttccttcttcagctgCAAGCCAACACAACGTGCCTTTAAAGAGTTGCCTCTTCGAGGACAGAATTCCAAGAGAAAGGAATATGTCAACGCCCACTTCCCTTAATACTGAAACTTGGTTACGGACCAGGGCTGCTGTTCTCATAACTGTTGAGTGGTTATGAGTTTGTTTGGGTGGAGGGAAGCTGGGTGTTCGTAGGGTGGATGCATGAAGATGGTGAGAAGGGCGGGTGCGTGGGCTGATTGGCTcgctgggtggctgggtggctgagTGAATGGATTAGTGTGAGGTTGTGTGACTGCCTGAAAGTGTCTAGTTAGTCCCACAAATGCAAGGTCACAGGAGAGGAAAACATGTGTAGACTGTGTGGAGTCCCCTTTGCTGCTCCAGACAAGCTTTTAAAGTTGAGAGAGGCCCTGAGAAGGGACAGTCTaccatgtttctctctctctgatttggGAGTCTACACTTACCCTACCATCAGAGGCTAAGGATTTCTGTGTGGGATGAACAACTTTGAGGGAACGCCTCAGTTATTGTCTGTGGAGGAGTAAGAAGAGAGGGCATTGTCAGGGTTACCTTTGCCTGCTTCCTTCATCCAGAGATGTTCTCCTCCCACAGTAAAACTCCGCACACACAGTGATTCTCAACTCGGCTACTGTAACTCCAAGGGACTATTTGGTAATGCTGGGAAGTGTATTCGCCTGTCACGATGGGGAGAGGGCTGTCACTCCTGGCATCTGAGGGTGCTGCTCAGTACTTAGAGACCAGGGCAGCTCTTCACAAGGAATTATTGGGAGAAACTCTGAGCTAACTAGATCCCTGCAAGCTGTGTAGACAGGAACTGCATCGAAAAATTGAATTGTCTATAGTAGGCACATTAAAGAAGTAAGAGAAAATCAAATACTAAATCTCATTTGTTTTGATAGATCCAAAAGTGATTGTTTCAACATGGAAGCCATATacaatctttccttccttccttccttccttccttccttccttccttccttccttccttccttccttccttcctctctctttttctttccttctttccttcttctttctttctttctttctttctttctttctttctttctttctttctttctttctttctttctttctttcttccttccttccttcctttccctcctttcttctctctctctctctctcttctttctttcacacAGGTTCTTACTATGTAGCACAGGGTAGCCTTATGTTCCAAGGTTGACTTCTAGCTGTTTCTGCAGGCACAGGCGATCACAGAAAGTTACACTGTTTAAATGAGAAACTTTGCACTTCTCTTCTTCGTCCTGGGTCTTTGAAATCTGGTGTGAATGTGCACGCAAAGCCCATCTCCGTCCCAGTTATCTGCACTGGAGTGCCCCAGGGCCCCTGGCAGCAGGGCAGCCTCCAGGCAAGTAGTCTTCTCCAAGTTCCCCTGACTCTGGGCTGTGCTGATCCAACTTTCTTCTCCTAGCCTGGCCCGGCAGCGGACTCTGGAGGACGAAGAGGAACAGGAGCGTGAACGCAGGCGGAGGCATCGCAACCTCAGTTCAACCACAGATGATGAATCTCCAAAACTCACCCAGAATGGAGCTCAGAGATCCGTGGAGAGGTACTTGGTTGGGTTGGGTTCTGAACATCATTTCATCGTGCTGAGTGGAAGTGGGGTCTTAGCTGTCCCAGGAAGACTATGTAAACCAGTTTGACCTGCTAAGGATTTGGTCTTGGGATAAGGTGGGAAGATGAACTTCAAATTCCTCATCATCTCCAGACCCATCCTCAGCCTGAGCACGGTCCCTATCTTTGTAGACACACTCCCGGATGCTGTTTGGTGAGTCTGTCCGTGAGCCCTACTCTGCTGGACATTTTATGATGCAGTTCCCTTGGTCCTCACGGTGTCCGAGAGGCCACTGCTCTTGATTGTTTTCCATCAGGGGAGACACAGGCAAGCATGCTAGCGCATCGAGGTCCTATATCTAGTGAGTGTGGCCTCAGCGTTCATCCAGATTTGTCAAACATCCCTTATACAGGCCGCCTCCCTCTACTCGAATCTTCCCGACTCTGAGGGGAGCAAAAGGGGACAGGTCATGACGGCTAGGTTAGGGGATtatgagggaaaggaaaagacagacGGGCTGAGAAGTTACTGAATGCTGCCTACGTGCTAGGACTTTACTCTCACGGGATGGCTCCCATGCCAGGGCTGCCCAAAAAGCTCCGTTTACACAGTTGAAAGAGCCTCAGACAATGAGTTGATGTACCTGAGGTCACATGAGAAGCAGGGAcaggaggcacagacagacagacagactcctcTAGATCGAGACCATTGCCTCAAAGTTTTAcaaaagttgtttgttttttctttatattgctcccccccgccccccaatgaAGAAAGATCGGGCTGTGTCTCCTGGGCTGACCCAAACCCACCGCCCTCACTGTGTTCTGGGCATACGCATGTGACGGGCAGGGTAGTAGAAGGCTATCTCAGAAGCTTTGGGTTTTCCCTTAGCTCCCTGCCAGTTAGCTCCTACAGCTGCCTTTAGGCTGTGATGGACAGGAACGATACTCACTCCTTTGAGCCCTCCCAGCCAATGCTGCCCCAGGCCTAGAACCTATAAAGCAGTCGCTTGATCCGTGTTAGTAATTGTGGTTGAACTGTCCTTTATACAGggatctgtgattttttttaatttttatttttaagagctCAGGGTGCTTTGTTGAAGTGACACTGTGCACATAGTGTACATACATGaaagtgattatttttaaaatagtggtggggagagggagggagcagtTGGTGGGCCTGGAGGCATCTCACTGGGTCAGCTCTACCCAGGGTCACCCTCGCTCCTGATGTCATCTGATTCTGTccaccttctctccccttgtctttTGATCCAGGCTGCCCAGTGTGGAGGAAGCTGAGGTCTCTAAACCATCACCCCCAGCTTccaaagatgaagatgaagactATCAGGCCATCCTTAGGACCAGAAAGGAGCGAAGACAGAGGCGGCAGGTGGTAGAGGCTGTCCAGACTCCAGTACAGGAGAGgctagaggcagaggaggaaagggacAGCCTgagccctgagcagaccttgtcGCAGCCTCTTGTGCCTAAGAAGAAAGCGGAGGCCCCGCCTCGCCGGAGACTGAGTCGGGAGCAGCGAGGCCCTTGGGCCCAGGAAGAAGAgcaaccaaagggcagagagcttgtggaaggagaaaaggggcttCCAGAGCAGACACTGGCTCAGCAGAAGACCTCGGTCTCTGAGAAAGCGCCTGTCTCAGAGAAAACTCCAGTGCCTGCCAAGAGACTGGTTTCAGAGAAAGCCTGCCCCTCAGAGAAGAGGACAGCCACAGAGAAAGCATCTCCGACTGAGAAAAGACATAGCCCAGAGAAGTTGGTTCCAGAAAGAACAAGTATGACGGAGAAATCACCAGTCCCTGAGAAGACACTTGTGTCTCTGAAGGCAGCAGCACCGGAGAAAAGGTCCCCTCCAGTTCTAGAAAAAGCCGTTGTCTCTGAGAAGATGCAGGAGAGGAGGCTCGTGTCAGAGAAAGCATCCATCTTTGAGAAGTCACTAGTCCCAGAGACAAAGCAGACTCCAAAGAAGGCAGCAGTGTCAGAGCAGCCCCAGAGCCCTGGGGGAAGCCAGGCCACCACGAGGGAGCCCAGAGGAAGGGCCCTCCCTGGGAAGAGCCCACCTTCCTCTGCAGAGCAGAGCGCACCAGACCCACCGACTAAAGCTTCTCGCTTCCCACCCATCACACTCCAGGTTGGCAGGGTTCTGTTATGTCTCTCTTGCCCTCCCTGGCAGACCTTACTGCAGTCCAGCCCTGTGGCCTCTGGCTCCCttgtttcctcctctcctcccattttttgagctggccatggtggtttcttcactcttttttttttccgtttttgtttttgttttttaaagatttatttattattacatctaagtacaccatagctgtcttcagacacaccagaagagagtttcagatctcattacagttggttgtgagccaccatgtggttgttgggatttgaacccaggaccttcggaagagcagtcagtgctcttaaccgcggagccatctctccagcctcttcacTCCTTGTTATTCCTAGCTCCTGTCAGAATAGGACACTGAGTCAGGGGGCAGATTTTTGGACCTGCAAGTGGCCATCTGCAGGGAACACCTGGGTTCTAAGCCACATCCTCATCCAGGTCCTAGACTCCAGCTCCCAAGCCATTTCCTTCTGCTCAGAGCTAGGGTAGCTTTGTCTCCTGTCTACTACAGAGCCTTCCAGGAAAACTAGCACCCATTAAGTATGGGAGCCTTAGGCTACATAGCACACTCTTAGGAAGCCTTGGATCCTTCTAAAACGAAAGCTCTGCCTGGCGGCCAAACTACGTGAGACTACATAGCCACCGCATGGCAGAGAGTGAGGCAcagctctcttcttccacctgTAGCTTCTGGGGTGAGCCAGGCCACCTGAGGTCCCCCTAGAAGTTTGGGTTTGGGGGGCTGCTTGGGTCTGGGAGCACCCTACGATTGTACTGAGGAAGATGAGTTCTTGTCTGATACCTTTGCTCCACTCAGGTAAAAATTCCCAGCAAGGATGAAGCTGCAGATACACCTTCACCCACCCTGCTCACCTACAGCAGTTCCCTCAAGCGCTCCAGCCCCAGGACCATCTCCTTCCGGGTAAGAGCCAGGGGACCCTAGTCACCACTCAGCTGCAGAGCATGCAAAGGAAGCCAGTACCCATAAAGCAAGAGCTGTGTGTTATACAACAGGAAGGGTCTCCGTAGACACAGGATAGAGAGAAGCCTTAAGTTTCCATGCGTGCCCAAACGAGAGAAGTCATTTTAAATAAAGAGAGCAGGTTGAAGATGTAgaaaactggtgtgtgtgtgtgtgtgtttgtgtgtgtttgtgtgtgtgtgtgtgtgtaaataaatgtGAGCAGCCCCACCTAGTGGATAAGATCAGAACTGCAGGAAGATGCACTTGCCAGACCAGATTGGCCTGTCACAACCTTCTGTGTCTTTATCAGTCCCTGTCCATCcttgggagacaggggcagggcagagagcagcaggtttctctccagtgttctCTGCCCCTGCCTTGCTGTGGTGTGATGAAATTGGAGTTTCATCTGATCGGTTTCAGTGCTTATTCTTGCTTCTTTTGTTTCCTGGGCCATCTGTTGTTCCTCCATTGATTGAATATGCCTTGTGCCCTAATGCGTGCTAGACTCTGGAAAAGAGCTGGTAGGCCTGAGGTTGACCAGTACTCCCAAGGCTCATGGCCACTGATGAGGTAGATAGGAATACAGGTTGTAGCAGGTCCCTTGGCAAGGctggggaggctgagaaagaGCATTAGATCCACCCTGAAGGGTGAAGGCAGGTGCTTTCAGATGAGAAAGCACTTTTAATGAAGGCTTGGCACTTTGGGGTGGGGACAGATTCTCAGAAGGAAGTGCATCCTGAGAGCTAGATTCTTCACTGGAGAGGGGGCATGGATTTTCTGAGACCCTCACCAACCTCACCTTCTCATTTCAGATGAGCCCCAGGAAAGACAACTCAGAAGCAACCTTAACCCGCAGGTGAGCTGCCTGGAGGTCTTGCTTGATTTTGTCTGGTTTTCCTGCCTGTCATCATTGTGCCAGGCTGGGCCATAGTATGCATGAAGGAAGATGGAGGTTTTGCTTATGGCTCTAGATCTGTCAGGGTGACAGGATTGACAGGAGGTcctggggttggggagatggcacTGGGAAGGAAGTATCCCCACAGCTTTGTGTGCTATGTCAGGGAGTCTAGTACCTGTCCCAGAACCCTTCCCATGCTTGGAGGAGACATAGTTTTGATGGGGCTCTGAAGAGGGAGGAAGCTTTGCTCTTGAAGTTGGAGTGGGAAAGGGTGAGAGAACTTTCCAGAAGGGAGGCTGTGATTAgcacaaagacaaaaaacaaaaacaactcagcTGTGGCAGGTCTAGAGTGGGCCCCAGGAACGTGCACGTTTGGCAAGTACCCTTGCTTTGTAACTCTGAGCCAAGAGAGGGAGGATGGTACACTGTGCAAGGGTGTGGGAGTGGggaacacagacaaacaaaaaagttctAAAATGTAGTGCAGGCGTTACATGTTTCATCCACCTTGGCTGTCTCACCTGCCTGCTAAGCCTTTAGTAAGAGCTCATGTTCCTAGGGCTGAGACTCGGGTGGGGGTGGAGCAGGAGGACAGAGACAAGCAGCTCATTTGAGACCATTGAACACATAGCCACCCCGGCAGGCAGATGCAGGGGCAGCGGGATGACCCGAGAGGGATCACAGGCGCTGTCATGGCCGCCCAGCCTGTGAGAACAGGCGCTGTCATGGCCGCCCAGCCTGTGAGAACTGGGGAGTTTTTAGTGGGAGTGACAGGgtgtgagagaggaagggaggaaggaaacagtAGGCAGCGCTTCTGATCAGGCAGGCAGGCTGTTCCTCAGCTGTGAGAAAGTTCCTGGAGTCTGTAGACTTCGCCCTGCCCTGCCCAAGTCATTGCAATCCACTCTGCAGCGAAGAAGGCATCTTCATCGCTTTCTGTCCCCCCCTCTTTGCCAGTGCGATGGGGGACCAGGGGTGGTTCTTCAAGCCCCAGGAACAGGCCTGGCCACCCTGCAGAACTTTATGCTGGCCTCCCTGGTTTGTTTCATTCTGTCTTCCCTTCCTACAGTGCCAGTGTGAGGCTGCCAGCTAGCACCGTCAAGCTAGGGGAGAAACTGGAGAGATACCACACAGCTATCCAGGTAGGGGAAGAgggtgtctgtgtgagggcaggAGCCCCCGCCAGGGTGGAGGGCACGATTTACGAACCTCACAGTCCCAGCTCAGCTCTCGCATCTCTGATTTTGCAGAGGTCAGAATCCGTCAGGTCTCCAGGCTCCTCCCGGACTGAAGTCCTTGTCACTCCTGCCGGTGTAGCCAGCAAGCGCCACCTCTTTGAGAAGGAGCTGTCAGGACAGAACCGCACAGAATCAACCTCCATCCGGAAGGTGAGGGCCAGATCCCAGCTGCTGGGCTCTGACATCCTTGAAGCCTGGGCCTAACCTTTGGCAAGGTTAGAAACTgtattgtctggcatcaatgctGGCAGAACCTTGATGTGGCATTGTGTTTCTGAGATTGAGTCTCCTTAACTGGGTGCAGAACTCCCTAGGGTGGGGTCTATCCCATGTACACATAGTTTGTGCCAAGTGGACATTGTGGTGGACAGAATCTTGTCCCCATTctagggcctttggaagagcctTACTGTTGTCAGGGACTCTGAACCCTAAGGTAGAAATTTTCTTTAGGAGAATCTGCGTCTGTCAGGGGTTGTGACATCAAGACTTAACCTGTGGATCAGCAAGACCCAGGATTCAGGAGACCAAGGTCCTCAGGTACCTTCACCCACATGTTTCTTACAAGGTCAGAGGAGGCTCAGCAGCAATGGGCCCTTTCCCAGGTGGAGCAGGTGGCAGGGGCTGTGGGGGAAGGACACAGTCTGTGTGAGAGCTGCAGAGAGGAGAGTCTGGGTCCTCTTCCTTTCAGGAAGAACAACGGCATCTGGAGTAGAGGACAGGTATGGGACCCAGGTTCCTCTTTacccctgtctgagttcctgttctttaCTCTAATGCCCTAAGCAGGAGGTACGAAAAGAGGCATCAGTCACcaagagggctcagtgggggATCAAGCCGTCCACATCCCTGGATGCAGAGGTGAGTGCGGCAGTGGGGACTGGCCCTGAGATACAGTGGAAGGCCCCTAAACCTGTCCAAGTGCTTACTCTTAAGTGGGTTGCAGTTTGGGACTTGTGTGGCCTGAGTGCCCAggctctgtctgtccctgtgtgcTCAGATGACCCGCCCATGAGAATGATGGGAGCCCCTGCCCTGGCTTGGCCGGGCTGCACTTTGGGTCCCCCATCTAACCATTAGGCTTCCGGTGTCTTACCCAGTGTGGATGAA includes the following:
- the Lad1 gene encoding ladinin-1; protein product: MSVSRKDWSALSSLARQRTLEDEEEQERERRRRHRNLSSTTDDESPKLTQNGAQRSVERLPSVEEAEVSKPSPPASKDEDEDYQAILRTRKERRQRRQVVEAVQTPVQERLEAEEERDSLSPEQTLSQPLVPKKKAEAPPRRRLSREQRGPWAQEEEQPKGRELVEGEKGLPEQTLAQQKTSVSEKAPVSEKTPVPAKRLVSEKACPSEKRTATEKASPTEKRHSPEKLVPERTSMTEKSPVPEKTLVSLKAAAPEKRSPPVLEKAVVSEKMQERRLVSEKASIFEKSLVPETKQTPKKAAVSEQPQSPGGSQATTREPRGRALPGKSPPSSAEQSAPDPPTKASRFPPITLQVKIPSKDEAADTPSPTLLTYSSSLKRSSPRTISFRMSPRKDNSEATLTRSASVRLPASTVKLGEKLERYHTAIQRSESVRSPGSSRTEVLVTPAGVASKRHLFEKELSGQNRTESTSIRKENLRLSGVVTSRLNLWISKTQDSGDQGPQEVRKEASVTKRAQWGIKPSTSLDAEV